From Ruminococcus sp. HUN007, a single genomic window includes:
- a CDS encoding cellulase family glycosylhydrolase, translating to MTGTKKITAALLSLCLICASFSLNGCSQTDENTSVTDTRSSGSSADNDDSEEEDTSDGESSQDSDEESSSDDDDSDKEKETNKNKDGKGSGEDADTKKIAFTLKNGNSWPEGNINIYQLDGTVTNNQSAAISDWKVTVPVNKDIDVKNSWGLTWELDGSTLIIKPDNNTGNILPNGSINFGIQIASPEDISAKEAVFTAKNTSASNNVQNGQNNNNNNNNNNNNENQNQNNNQNSGQTSSPNAKDVPAPSTDDWLSVEKNKIVDSNGKEVWLTGCNWFGYNTGTNIFDGLWNADLNTSVNAIADHGFNLIRIPISTELVNQWEDGTYPQANFNQATNSYLVGMNSLEIFNYVIGQCRANGMKIMIDFHCATTNAAGHNYPLWCDDKISEKDYIRALEWIASTYKNDDTIIAIDLENEPHGKPDEKPRAKWDDSKDSDNWKYIAEKAGLAVLNKNPNLLVMVEGIECYPVDTKKNGNYKSTDKSDYYFNWWGGNLRGVADHPVDLGKYNNKLVYSPHDYGPTVYEQPWFEGSYTFDSLMDDCWRDNWFYIYEQKKAPLLIGEWGGFMKEPNLTWMTYCRKLIKENKLHHTFWCFNANSGDTGGLVLDDFTTWDNDKYEFVKEVLWQTDDGKFIGLDHQIPLGENGISLSDYR from the coding sequence TTGACTGGAACTAAAAAAATAACAGCAGCCCTTCTTTCACTCTGCCTTATCTGCGCATCATTCTCTCTGAACGGCTGCAGCCAGACAGATGAGAATACATCCGTCACGGACACACGTTCTTCCGGCAGCTCTGCTGACAATGACGACAGTGAAGAGGAAGATACCTCCGATGGCGAATCATCACAGGATTCTGATGAAGAAAGCAGTTCCGATGATGATGACAGCGATAAGGAGAAAGAAACAAACAAGAACAAAGACGGTAAAGGCTCCGGCGAGGATGCTGATACCAAAAAGATCGCCTTTACTTTAAAGAACGGTAACAGCTGGCCGGAAGGAAACATTAACATTTACCAGCTCGACGGCACTGTTACAAACAACCAGTCCGCAGCGATAAGCGACTGGAAAGTAACGGTTCCTGTAAACAAGGACATCGACGTCAAGAATTCATGGGGACTTACCTGGGAGCTTGACGGAAGCACACTTATTATCAAGCCGGACAACAACACCGGCAATATTCTTCCTAACGGAAGCATAAACTTCGGCATACAGATCGCATCGCCTGAAGATATAAGTGCAAAGGAAGCCGTATTTACCGCAAAGAATACATCGGCTTCAAACAACGTACAGAACGGACAGAACAACAACAACAATAACAATAATAATAATAATAACGAAAACCAGAACCAGAACAATAATCAGAACAGCGGACAGACATCCTCACCGAATGCCAAGGATGTTCCTGCTCCTTCAACAGATGACTGGCTCAGTGTTGAAAAGAATAAGATCGTTGATTCAAACGGTAAGGAAGTATGGCTTACCGGATGCAACTGGTTCGGCTACAACACCGGTACAAACATTTTCGACGGACTCTGGAACGCTGATCTGAACACATCTGTAAACGCCATTGCAGACCACGGTTTCAATCTTATCAGAATTCCTATCTCAACCGAACTCGTAAATCAGTGGGAGGACGGTACCTATCCGCAGGCAAACTTCAACCAGGCTACAAACTCCTATCTCGTGGGAATGAACAGCCTTGAGATATTCAACTACGTTATCGGTCAGTGCCGTGCCAACGGTATGAAGATCATGATCGATTTCCACTGTGCAACAACAAACGCCGCAGGTCATAACTATCCGTTATGGTGCGACGACAAGATATCAGAAAAGGACTACATCAGAGCCCTTGAATGGATCGCTTCAACATACAAAAATGACGATACTATCATCGCCATCGACCTCGAAAATGAACCTCACGGGAAGCCTGATGAGAAGCCTCGCGCAAAGTGGGATGATTCAAAGGATTCCGACAACTGGAAGTACATTGCTGAAAAGGCCGGTCTTGCAGTTCTGAACAAGAACCCTAACCTGCTCGTCATGGTCGAAGGTATTGAGTGCTATCCTGTTGACACTAAGAAAAACGGTAATTACAAGTCCACAGACAAGTCTGACTACTACTTCAACTGGTGGGGCGGAAACCTCCGCGGCGTAGCAGACCATCCTGTAGACCTCGGCAAGTATAACAACAAGCTCGTTTATTCACCTCACGACTACGGCCCGACAGTTTACGAACAGCCGTGGTTCGAAGGCAGCTACACATTCGATTCCCTCATGGATGACTGCTGGCGCGACAACTGGTTCTACATCTACGAACAGAAAAAAGCTCCGCTCCTCATCGGTGAATGGGGCGGCTTCATGAAGGAACCAAACCTCACATGGATGACCTACTGCAGAAAACTCATCAAGGAAAACAAGCTCCACCACACATTCTGGTGCTTCAACGCAAATTCCGGAGATACAGGCGGACTTGTACTTGATGACTTCACAACATGGGACAACGACAAGTACGAATTCGTAAAGGAAGTTCTCTGGCAGACAGACGACGGCAAATTCATCGGCCTCGACCACCAGATCCCACTCGGAGAAAACGGAATTTCACTTTCAGATTATCGCTGA
- a CDS encoding adenylosuccinate synthase, which produces MPSSIVIGSQWGDEGKGKVIDILASQAEVVVRSQGGNNAGHTVVNNGVTYKLHVVPSGILYPDTLCLIGAGVVIDPKNFLEELQMLKDKNISTKNLKIDPRTHVVMPWHILLDGLSEQFRGNSDIGTTKRGIGPAYMDKYERCGIRMYDLVHPEIFRQKALSTGALKNKIITEVYGGEAFDLEAVIAEYTEYGKQLASYVDDVSVLTYEANKAGKTILFEGAQATLLDIDFGTYPYVTSSHPVSGGVCTGTGVGPKMIDRIIGVAKAYTTRVGKGPFPSELNDEIGDKIRNIGGEFGTTTGRPRRTGWFDAVIVRHSVRVNGLDGLALNKLDTLCGLGDLKVCVAYKKPDGTILKNFPAALEELDGVEPVYETLPGFTEDISGCRSFDELPETCKAYIKRVEELIECPVCMIGVGPDRTQTIERN; this is translated from the coding sequence ATGCCAAGTAGTATAGTAATCGGAAGTCAGTGGGGCGACGAAGGAAAGGGTAAAGTAATCGACATCCTTGCGTCACAGGCTGAAGTAGTTGTACGTTCACAGGGTGGTAACAACGCTGGTCATACAGTAGTAAACAACGGTGTTACTTACAAACTCCACGTAGTTCCTTCCGGTATCCTTTATCCGGACACACTCTGCCTTATCGGTGCGGGCGTTGTTATAGATCCTAAGAACTTCCTTGAAGAGCTCCAGATGCTCAAAGACAAGAACATTTCAACAAAGAATCTTAAGATAGATCCTCGTACACACGTTGTAATGCCATGGCACATCCTCCTCGACGGACTTTCAGAACAGTTCAGAGGAAACAGTGACATCGGTACAACAAAGCGCGGTATCGGTCCTGCTTACATGGACAAGTACGAACGCTGCGGTATCAGAATGTACGACCTTGTTCATCCTGAAATATTCAGACAGAAGGCGCTTTCAACAGGCGCCCTCAAGAACAAGATAATCACAGAAGTTTACGGCGGTGAAGCATTCGACCTCGAAGCAGTTATCGCTGAATACACAGAATACGGCAAGCAGCTTGCTTCATACGTTGACGACGTTTCAGTACTCACATACGAAGCAAACAAGGCAGGCAAGACAATTCTTTTCGAAGGTGCTCAGGCTACACTTCTTGACATCGACTTCGGTACATATCCATACGTAACATCTTCACACCCTGTATCAGGCGGTGTATGCACAGGTACAGGTGTAGGTCCTAAGATGATCGACAGAATAATCGGTGTTGCCAAGGCTTACACAACAAGAGTCGGCAAGGGACCTTTCCCGTCAGAACTCAATGACGAGATCGGTGACAAGATCAGAAACATCGGCGGCGAATTCGGTACAACAACAGGTCGTCCGAGAAGAACAGGCTGGTTTGACGCAGTTATCGTTCGTCACTCAGTAAGAGTAAACGGTCTTGACGGACTCGCACTCAACAAGCTCGATACACTCTGCGGTCTCGGCGACCTCAAGGTATGCGTAGCTTATAAAAAGCCTGACGGAACAATTCTCAAAAACTTCCCTGCAGCACTCGAAGAACTCGACGGTGTTGAACCGGTTTACGAAACACTTCCTGGATTTACAGAAGACATTTCAGGATGCAGATCATTCGATGAACTTCCTGAAACATGCAAGGCATACATCAAACGTGTTGAAGAACTCATCGAATGCCCTGTATGCATGATCGGTGTTGGTCCGGACAGAACACAGACAATCGAAAGAAACTGA
- a CDS encoding SGNH/GDSL hydrolase family protein, with translation MKQRSVLCEGNKSRLYSAIKRAARGETITFSVIGGSVTHGCHADSRRESYAELTYDWWRDKFPWTVVNYVNCGIGATDSYIGVHRAGRDLLTHDPDIVIVEFSVNDTDESINIDSYRSLVKKILCHDSEPAVILLFMVDSKGDSFQKYHSETGWLYDLPMISYADAIWPEIQAGKLKWENISPDEIHPSSAGHALVAELINSYMDKVFSETFSDEPEYYEIIESYEKYDNAKFFDNRDINPVLCTGFWPSDVSPQFPHSWTTTQEGRICFEVIARNIGIVYLRTADSRSGIYSVRLDGKPCCDLDGDFSGGWGDYAAYKEIMASELNQTHYIEIEIADGSVHTAFTVLGLCLS, from the coding sequence ATGAAACAAAGGTCAGTTCTTTGCGAAGGCAATAAAAGCCGTCTTTACTCTGCAATAAAGAGAGCCGCCCGTGGAGAGACCATTACATTCTCAGTCATAGGCGGCTCTGTCACTCATGGCTGTCATGCAGATTCGCGGAGAGAGTCCTATGCGGAGCTTACCTACGACTGGTGGAGGGATAAGTTTCCGTGGACAGTTGTAAACTATGTAAACTGCGGTATCGGGGCGACTGATTCCTACATAGGGGTCCATCGCGCCGGACGTGATCTTCTCACTCATGATCCTGATATCGTCATTGTGGAATTTTCAGTGAATGATACCGATGAAAGCATAAATATTGATTCGTACAGAAGCCTTGTGAAAAAGATACTCTGTCATGATTCAGAGCCTGCTGTTATCCTTCTTTTCATGGTGGATTCAAAAGGAGATAGTTTTCAGAAATATCATTCCGAAACGGGCTGGCTTTATGATCTGCCTATGATCAGCTATGCTGATGCTATCTGGCCCGAAATTCAGGCGGGGAAGCTTAAGTGGGAAAACATTTCACCGGATGAGATACATCCTTCCTCAGCAGGCCATGCGCTTGTCGCAGAACTCATAAACTCATACATGGACAAGGTGTTTTCCGAAACATTTTCCGATGAGCCGGAGTATTATGAGATCATTGAATCATATGAGAAATATGATAATGCAAAGTTTTTCGACAACCGTGATATAAATCCTGTACTGTGCACCGGCTTCTGGCCTTCAGATGTCAGTCCGCAGTTTCCTCACAGCTGGACAACGACCCAGGAGGGAAGGATCTGTTTTGAAGTCATAGCCCGTAACATCGGCATTGTATATCTTCGGACTGCTGATTCAAGAAGCGGCATCTATTCCGTGAGACTCGACGGAAAGCCGTGCTGTGATCTTGACGGTGACTTTTCCGGAGGATGGGGCGACTATGCAGCGTATAAGGAAATAATGGCGTCTGAGCTCAATCAGACCCATTATATCGAGATCGAGATCGCCGACGGATCGGTACATACCGCTTTTACGGTTCTCGGACTGTGTTTAAGCTAG
- a CDS encoding elongation factor G has translation MTNNAETIKNIALAGHNGSGKTSLAEALLFRAGVTERLGKTEEGNTVCDFDPEEIKRKVSINTSIANFVTEGIKVNLIDTPGLFDFEGGMREGITAAGSVMITVSGKSGVKVGTKKAYKFAEKLGKSRVFIVTKLDDPNANFYNTLTELKTAFGPTVCPVVVPVIRDGSISSYINLIEMKAYKYNDKGEAVETDMPEGDIADKMDYRLDGLIQAISEAVAETDDELMEKFFEGTAFTQKELIDGIHKGVNAGKITPVIATSAESLAGIDMLLKEISLLLPSPLEVAKPVAEDKNGDPVEINCTVSDPLAAFVFRTTVDPFVGKMSYIKVYAGVLKSGDTVFDSTSGQNVKIGKLYNMVGKKQEEVDSANAGDIVVAVKTDISTSDTLCDPSRTVKFDAVQYPAPCYSMAVKAKAQGDESKISAGIAKLLEEDPTLKYEQDPSTTEQILSGLGDQHLEIAASKLKEKFGADVVLTVPKIPYKETIRKKVKVEGKHKKQSGGHGQYGHVWMEFEPTVGDELVFEERVFGGAVPKNYFPAVEKGIQESMKKGVLAGCPVVGLKAILVDGSYHPVDSSEMAFKTAASIAYKEGLKQADPVLLEPIGSLSVRVSDDKTGDVMGELNKRRGRMLGMNPAEEEGMTEILADVPVREMHDFATYLRQTTRGLGDFTFEFVRYEQLPANLVPEVIVSLSNDGE, from the coding sequence ATGACTAACAATGCAGAAACTATTAAAAACATCGCTCTTGCAGGACATAACGGTTCAGGCAAGACTTCGCTTGCTGAAGCATTACTTTTCAGGGCAGGGGTTACAGAACGTCTTGGAAAGACAGAAGAAGGAAACACTGTTTGTGACTTTGATCCGGAAGAAATCAAGAGAAAAGTTTCAATAAATACATCAATAGCCAACTTCGTTACAGAAGGAATAAAGGTAAATCTCATCGACACTCCGGGCCTTTTTGATTTTGAAGGCGGAATGCGTGAAGGTATTACTGCAGCCGGCTCTGTCATGATAACAGTATCAGGCAAGTCAGGGGTTAAGGTAGGTACAAAAAAAGCTTATAAATTTGCAGAAAAGCTCGGAAAGTCAAGAGTATTCATCGTAACAAAGCTTGACGATCCTAATGCAAATTTCTATAATACTCTTACAGAGCTCAAGACCGCTTTCGGTCCTACAGTGTGTCCGGTAGTTGTTCCGGTCATCAGGGACGGAAGCATTTCAAGCTACATCAATCTTATCGAGATGAAGGCTTATAAATACAACGACAAGGGTGAAGCTGTTGAAACAGATATGCCTGAAGGCGATATAGCCGACAAAATGGACTACAGACTTGACGGTCTTATCCAGGCTATCAGTGAGGCCGTTGCTGAAACTGATGATGAACTTATGGAAAAGTTCTTTGAAGGAACAGCATTTACTCAGAAGGAGCTTATAGACGGTATCCACAAGGGTGTAAATGCGGGCAAGATCACTCCGGTAATCGCAACATCTGCTGAATCACTTGCCGGAATAGACATGCTTTTAAAGGAGATCTCACTTCTTCTTCCTTCTCCGCTTGAAGTAGCAAAGCCGGTGGCTGAAGATAAAAACGGTGATCCGGTTGAAATAAACTGTACGGTTTCTGATCCGCTTGCAGCATTCGTATTCAGAACAACAGTCGATCCTTTCGTAGGAAAGATGTCATACATCAAGGTTTACGCCGGTGTGCTTAAGTCAGGTGATACAGTATTTGATTCCACAAGCGGCCAGAATGTCAAGATAGGCAAGCTTTACAACATGGTTGGCAAGAAGCAGGAAGAAGTTGATAGTGCTAATGCAGGTGACATTGTTGTAGCAGTCAAGACAGATATAAGCACATCAGATACTCTCTGCGATCCTTCAAGAACAGTTAAGTTCGATGCTGTACAGTATCCGGCTCCGTGCTACTCAATGGCTGTAAAGGCTAAGGCACAGGGCGATGAAAGCAAGATATCTGCTGGTATCGCAAAGCTTCTTGAAGAAGATCCTACACTTAAATATGAACAGGATCCTTCAACAACTGAACAGATATTAAGCGGCCTCGGCGACCAGCATCTTGAAATAGCAGCTTCAAAGCTCAAGGAAAAGTTCGGTGCCGACGTTGTACTTACAGTTCCTAAGATACCTTACAAGGAAACGATCAGAAAGAAGGTAAAGGTTGAAGGCAAGCACAAGAAGCAGAGCGGCGGTCACGGCCAGTACGGACATGTATGGATGGAATTCGAGCCTACAGTAGGTGACGAACTCGTGTTCGAAGAAAGAGTATTCGGCGGTGCGGTTCCTAAGAACTACTTCCCGGCAGTTGAAAAGGGTATTCAGGAAAGCATGAAGAAGGGTGTTCTTGCAGGCTGCCCTGTGGTAGGACTCAAGGCTATTCTCGTTGACGGTTCATACCATCCGGTTGACTCATCTGAAATGGCATTCAAGACTGCTGCTTCAATCGCATACAAGGAAGGACTCAAGCAGGCTGACCCGGTTCTTCTTGAACCAATCGGAAGTCTTTCAGTACGTGTTTCAGACGACAAGACAGGTGACGTTATGGGTGAACTCAACAAGCGCCGCGGACGTATGCTTGGCATGAACCCGGCTGAAGAGGAAGGCATGACAGAGATCCTCGCTGATGTACCTGTAAGGGAAATGCATGACTTCGCTACATACCTCAGACAGACAACAAGAGGTCTCGGCGACTTCACATTCGAGTTTGTAAGATACGAACAGCTTCCTGCAAACCTTGTTCCGGAAGTTATAGTAAGTCTTTCAAATGACGGTGAATAA
- the nadC gene encoding carboxylating nicotinate-nucleotide diphosphorylase gives MKLSQLYIDDIIKTALLEDINYMDVTTDNLLDDSHRSEAYYVAKDDGVLCGIEIAKRVFDFSGGDVDFIIKIKDGEHVKKGDIIAEMTGSTRTLLKGERTALNILQHMSGIATATNRCAELVKGTNAMVTDTRKTLPGLRALQKYAVTVGGGKNHRYNLSDGAMLKDNHLDAYGGITPAVKALREKIGHMVKIEVEVRNLDELKEALDCGCEVIMLDNMNCDDMKKAVEITAGRALLEASGNVTAENIRDVALTGVNIISLGALTHSVKCFDISMKIKTKK, from the coding sequence ATGAAGCTTTCTCAGCTGTACATTGACGATATAATAAAGACTGCGCTTCTTGAAGATATAAACTACATGGATGTCACAACTGACAACCTTCTCGATGATTCTCACAGAAGTGAGGCTTACTATGTTGCCAAGGATGACGGTGTTCTCTGCGGTATAGAAATAGCAAAGCGCGTATTTGATTTTTCCGGAGGCGACGTTGATTTCATCATAAAAATAAAAGACGGCGAACATGTTAAAAAGGGCGATATCATAGCTGAAATGACAGGTTCGACAAGAACTCTGCTGAAGGGCGAAAGAACAGCACTCAACATTCTTCAGCATATGTCAGGCATTGCAACTGCAACAAACAGATGTGCAGAGCTTGTTAAGGGCACAAATGCGATGGTAACTGATACAAGAAAGACTCTTCCGGGACTCCGTGCGCTTCAGAAATACGCAGTTACCGTGGGCGGCGGAAAGAACCACCGCTACAATCTTTCTGACGGGGCTATGCTCAAGGACAATCACCTTGATGCTTACGGCGGTATCACACCTGCAGTAAAGGCTCTCCGTGAAAAGATAGGTCACATGGTCAAGATCGAGGTTGAAGTAAGAAATCTTGACGAACTTAAGGAAGCTCTTGACTGCGGATGCGAAGTTATCATGCTTGATAACATGAACTGTGATGATATGAAAAAAGCTGTTGAGATAACAGCCGGCAGAGCACTTCTTGAAGCATCCGGAAATGTTACTGCAGAGAATATACGTGATGTAGCTCTTACGGGTGTGAATATTATCTCACTCGGAGCGCTTACTCATTCAGTTAAGTGTTTTGATATTTCAATGAAGATAAAAACAAAGAAATAA
- a CDS encoding AraC family transcriptional regulator, translated as MDSLFDSFKSNYTKDSYRIMSTVSASVKETFFYVQEIGYLDVIKPYNTIRDNLDSFLFVIVLDGKGELVYNNRSYTLTKGCCFLIDCLKPHSYKSSLSEPWKLLWLHFNGPTARGYYEYFANAYINVIHPDIIDPFEDLMRQLIEINTRHDSSTEVRSSKLIVDLLTLMMTFKKNDTIYNSQIVRKLAEIRRYINRNYTTDIYLETICEKFNISKFHLTKEFKKAYGITIAKYIMQKRIGNAKWLLKYSDKTLEEISAACGFYDTCYFNKQFKAIESTTPYKYRKSWLEKNIELKTDDGE; from the coding sequence ATGGATAGTTTGTTTGACAGTTTCAAAAGCAACTACACCAAGGATTCGTACCGCATAATGAGCACTGTAAGTGCTTCGGTAAAGGAAACTTTTTTCTATGTGCAGGAGATCGGTTATCTTGATGTTATCAAACCGTATAACACGATCCGTGATAATCTCGATTCCTTTCTCTTCGTGATCGTTCTTGACGGCAAGGGCGAACTGGTGTATAACAACAGGTCGTATACACTTACCAAGGGCTGCTGTTTCCTTATCGACTGCCTTAAGCCGCATTCGTATAAAAGCAGTCTGAGTGAACCGTGGAAACTGCTCTGGCTGCATTTCAACGGGCCGACAGCACGAGGATACTACGAATATTTTGCCAATGCGTATATTAATGTTATCCATCCCGATATTATTGATCCTTTCGAGGATCTTATGCGTCAGCTGATCGAGATAAATACCAGACATGATTCATCCACTGAAGTACGTTCATCAAAGCTTATAGTAGATCTTCTTACTCTGATGATGACATTCAAGAAGAATGATACGATATACAATTCACAGATAGTAAGAAAACTGGCCGAGATAAGAAGATATATAAACAGGAATTACACTACAGATATTTATCTTGAAACAATATGTGAAAAATTCAATATCAGCAAGTTCCATCTTACCAAGGAATTCAAGAAAGCCTACGGCATAACGATCGCCAAGTACATAATGCAGAAGCGTATCGGAAATGCGAAATGGCTGCTTAAGTATTCTGACAAGACACTTGAGGAGATCTCTGCTGCCTGTGGATTCTATGACACCTGCTATTTCAACAAGCAGTTCAAGGCGATCGAGTCAACCACTCCTTACAAGTACCGTAAGTCATGGCTTGAAAAGAATATTGAGTTAAAGACAGATGATGGAGAGTAA
- a CDS encoding FAD-binding protein has translation MNNYDVIIAGSGAAGLYAAINLPENLKVLVIAKRELKLCNSALAQGGIAGVYNSPNDNIQLHQNDTLIAGGFKNNSETLHILVSEAAYDIENIIKFGVDFDKNPDGTYHRTLEGGHCRHRIFHHKDATGAEIVDKLIIKAKSLPNVTILENTLMCEAVKTDTGFSVNLLNEEGYTAVNSHFLIMATGGIGRVYEFTTNSAIATGDGISMAYDMGADIKNLSYVQFHPTAFNNRQTRECFLISEAVRGEGAYLRNYHGERFMHNYDDRLELAPRDVVSHSIIHESRKQNSTEFYLDITHKDPEFLKNRFPMIYKNLLDQGFDLTKDWIPIFPCQHYLMGGINVDKNAQTKIRGLYAAGECSHTGVHGNNRLASNSLLEALVFSRHAAAHIAACAESVPKDFAEHKFDSHEDKPVIPKGIRTEVRKIMQESAFVIPDKEAAVRGFERVKELRKLIHSEDYCVNRDYVEANSLITIAYLILREII, from the coding sequence ATGAATAATTATGATGTAATTATTGCAGGAAGCGGAGCAGCCGGTCTTTATGCGGCTATCAATCTCCCTGAAAATCTTAAAGTACTTGTAATTGCAAAAAGGGAGCTGAAGCTTTGCAACTCCGCACTTGCGCAGGGCGGTATCGCAGGCGTTTACAATTCTCCTAATGACAATATCCAATTGCATCAGAACGATACACTTATTGCCGGAGGCTTTAAAAACAACAGTGAAACACTGCACATTCTTGTAAGCGAAGCAGCATACGACATAGAAAATATCATTAAGTTCGGCGTTGACTTTGACAAGAATCCTGACGGAACCTATCACCGCACTCTTGAAGGCGGTCACTGCAGACACAGAATATTCCACCATAAAGATGCGACAGGTGCCGAGATCGTTGACAAGCTCATCATCAAGGCCAAGTCACTTCCTAATGTTACAATACTCGAAAACACACTGATGTGTGAAGCAGTCAAGACCGATACCGGTTTTTCAGTAAACCTTCTTAACGAAGAAGGATACACTGCAGTAAACAGCCATTTCCTTATAATGGCTACAGGCGGTATAGGACGTGTCTATGAATTTACCACAAACTCAGCCATCGCAACAGGTGACGGTATTTCAATGGCCTATGACATGGGTGCTGACATAAAGAACTTAAGCTATGTTCAGTTCCATCCTACAGCATTCAACAACAGACAGACACGTGAATGTTTCCTCATTTCCGAGGCTGTACGAGGCGAGGGCGCTTACCTCCGCAACTATCACGGCGAGAGATTCATGCATAATTACGATGACAGACTTGAACTTGCTCCGCGTGATGTCGTTTCACACTCCATTATTCATGAAAGCAGAAAACAGAACTCCACTGAGTTTTATCTCGATATAACACACAAGGATCCTGAATTCCTTAAAAACCGATTCCCGATGATCTACAAGAATCTTCTTGACCAGGGATTCGATCTCACAAAGGACTGGATCCCGATATTCCCGTGTCAGCACTACCTTATGGGCGGTATCAACGTTGACAAGAATGCACAGACCAAGATAAGAGGTCTCTACGCAGCAGGTGAGTGCTCACACACAGGCGTACACGGCAACAACAGACTTGCCAGCAACTCACTGCTTGAAGCTCTTGTATTCTCAAGACATGCGGCAGCACATATAGCAGCATGTGCCGAAAGCGTTCCTAAGGATTTTGCAGAGCATAAGTTTGATTCACACGAGGACAAGCCGGTGATCCCTAAGGGCATCAGAACAGAGGTAAGAAAGATCATGCAGGAAAGTGCCTTTGTTATTCCTGACAAGGAAGCTGCAGTCCGCGGATTTGAAAGAGTCAAGGAACTCAGAAAACTCATCCATTCCGAGGACTACTGTGTAAACAGAGACTATGTTGAGGCAAACTCTCTGATCACAATTGCTTATCTCATTCTCAGGGAAATAATCTGA
- a CDS encoding GNAT family N-acetyltransferase encodes MLLRAYKKEDSAVICKWLRSEAELYKWSADRFNKYPLGDNDIDDNYAPQIETGRFIPLTAVDDNGKAVGHLIIRYPKENDDENVRFGFVVVDPEFRGRGYGKELLRLAVEYVKENTAAKRIDLGVFENNENARRCYGSLGFKEFNRRKCEMPIGVWECIDMELFL; translated from the coding sequence ATGCTTTTACGTGCGTATAAAAAAGAAGACTCTGCAGTTATATGTAAATGGCTGCGGTCGGAAGCGGAACTGTATAAATGGTCTGCTGACAGATTCAATAAGTATCCGCTTGGAGACAATGATATAGATGATAATTATGCTCCGCAGATAGAAACGGGGAGATTTATTCCGCTTACTGCTGTCGATGATAATGGTAAAGCAGTCGGACATCTGATAATCCGATATCCGAAAGAAAACGATGATGAGAATGTCCGCTTTGGTTTCGTTGTTGTAGATCCGGAATTCAGAGGCAGGGGATACGGAAAAGAGCTGCTTCGTCTTGCAGTGGAATATGTAAAGGAAAATACCGCTGCTAAAAGAATAGATCTCGGGGTGTTCGAGAACAATGAGAATGCCCGACGATGCTATGGCTCTCTTGGGTTTAAGGAGTTTAACCGCAGAAAATGTGAAATGCCGATCGGTGTGTGGGAATGCATCGATATGGAACTGTTTTTATAA